In a genomic window of Lacrimispora sp. BS-2:
- a CDS encoding TetR/AcrR family transcriptional regulator: MKYDLSKKLTIGASRTLISLQQAMLTLLAAKSFEEIAVQELCEKAMLPRATFYNYFDDKYDLLEYCFLTVHKQIDSDYQEVGNCQKRLNALMENFIDFFDQNMGTVHSILKNNHPNQYFINQIRFYLITNMMAAFKSSPNTHQFKIPQEMAAKLYSEAVLIILEWKYLHKKECSKVQAKEYLRMMVSGIDLNRAG; this comes from the coding sequence ATGAAATATGATTTATCTAAAAAATTAACCATTGGCGCATCCCGGACTCTCATTTCTTTGCAGCAGGCAATGTTGACCTTGCTTGCTGCAAAGTCTTTCGAGGAAATTGCAGTTCAGGAGCTTTGTGAAAAAGCAATGCTGCCGCGAGCCACCTTTTATAATTATTTCGATGATAAATATGATCTGCTGGAATACTGCTTTTTGACTGTTCACAAGCAAATTGACAGCGATTATCAAGAAGTTGGTAATTGTCAGAAACGATTGAACGCACTGATGGAGAACTTTATTGATTTCTTTGATCAAAACATGGGAACCGTCCATAGTATTTTGAAAAATAACCATCCAAATCAATACTTTATCAACCAAATTCGTTTTTATCTCATTACAAATATGATGGCAGCTTTTAAAAGCAGTCCGAATACGCACCAATTCAAAATACCCCAGGAAATGGCTGCAAAACTATATAGTGAGGCGGTATTGATTATCTTGGAATGGAAATATCTCCATAAAAAGGAGTGCTCAAAGGTACAGGCGAAAGAATATTTGCGAATGATGGTAAGCGGAATCGATTTGAACAGAGCAGGTTAG
- a CDS encoding aldehyde dehydrogenase, with protein sequence MEYNEILAMQKKYFYSGKTKAYQYRLAALKALKESLIHYEEEINQALMEDLNKSPFEAYISEYGTSQQQLTQAIRHLKKWMKPIPRAVGINAFPGRAYDMFEPYGTALIVSPWNYPITLTIVPLIGAIAAGNCCVIKPSELSPNTSTVIEKIVARAFPKEYVTTILGGKEESQQLLEQRFDYIFFTGSTAVGKYVMEKATQHITPVTLELGGKCPCIVTADADIREAAKNIAYGKVLNSGQTCIAPDYVLADEKVAEQFCMEITNQYKKMVGDSLTNPVYPRIVNERHFERLQRLMEGVTVYSGGRSNREALKIEPTILVDVKPDTPVMSEEIFGPLLPVIPYQTLGEAEIFVQEREKPLALYLFTTSKSTEERVFNKLSFGGGCVNDTISHITCDGLGFGGVGHSGMGTYHGVHSFETFSHRKGIYKKSRVFELPMRYQPYNQGVGRLLKFLMK encoded by the coding sequence ATGGAATACAATGAAATTTTAGCGATGCAGAAAAAATATTTTTATTCCGGTAAGACCAAGGCGTATCAATACAGGCTGGCTGCGTTAAAAGCGCTGAAGGAATCCCTAATTCATTACGAAGAAGAAATCAATCAGGCACTTATGGAGGATTTAAACAAATCGCCATTTGAAGCTTATATCTCTGAATACGGCACCTCGCAGCAGCAGCTTACCCAAGCAATTCGTCATTTGAAAAAATGGATGAAGCCAATTCCCAGGGCCGTTGGAATCAATGCTTTTCCCGGAAGAGCCTATGATATGTTTGAGCCTTATGGCACGGCCCTCATCGTGTCACCCTGGAATTATCCTATTACACTGACCATCGTACCACTGATCGGCGCCATAGCAGCCGGTAATTGCTGTGTGATTAAGCCATCAGAATTGTCGCCGAACACATCAACCGTAATCGAAAAGATTGTGGCACGTGCCTTTCCAAAAGAATATGTCACCACCATATTAGGGGGAAAAGAGGAAAGCCAGCAGCTTTTAGAGCAGCGTTTTGATTACATCTTTTTTACCGGAAGCACCGCAGTGGGTAAGTATGTGATGGAAAAAGCGACACAGCATATTACTCCGGTGACACTTGAATTGGGCGGTAAATGTCCGTGTATCGTGACTGCTGACGCCGACATACGGGAGGCGGCAAAAAACATAGCGTATGGCAAAGTTCTCAACAGCGGACAGACTTGTATCGCCCCGGATTATGTGTTGGCGGATGAAAAAGTAGCGGAACAGTTTTGCATGGAGATTACAAATCAATATAAAAAGATGGTTGGGGATTCGCTTACGAATCCCGTATATCCACGCATTGTAAATGAAAGACACTTTGAACGGCTTCAACGTCTCATGGAGGGCGTAACAGTTTACAGCGGAGGTCGCTCCAACCGAGAGGCGTTGAAAATAGAGCCGACTATCCTGGTAGATGTGAAACCCGATACTCCTGTGATGAGCGAAGAAATATTCGGGCCACTCCTTCCGGTCATTCCCTATCAGACGTTGGGGGAGGCAGAAATATTTGTACAGGAAAGGGAAAAGCCGCTGGCGCTCTATCTCTTTACAACAAGCAAAAGCACAGAAGAGAGAGTATTTAACAAACTCTCCTTTGGCGGAGGCTGTGTCAACGACACAATTTCCCACATTACCTGCGATGGTCTGGGATTTGGAGGGGTCGGCCACAGCGGCATGGGAACGTACCATGGGGTACATAGTTTTGAAACCTTCAGCCACAGGAAAGGGATTTATAAAAAATCCAGGGTATTTGAGCTGCCGATGCGATACCAACCATATAACCAGGGAGTTGGCAGACTGCTTAAGTTCTTGATGAAATAA